CTGACGCAGCAGGCTGCGCACGGCGTGGTAGATGCCCTCGCCCTCGTTGAAGAGGGGAATGACGACCGTGACGGTCGGCTGATAGCCGTCGTCGGTGGCATCCACCCACCGGCCCCGCACCCGCCGCAGCAGCGGACCGAGCACGTACCGGTTCATCATCACCACCAGTACCAACAGGTGAACGGGGAACAGTTCCATATCCCAACCTGGCGCCGCGAATGAGCCCGGCGCGCCCCAACACACACCCCTGACCTTCGCCTTGGCCTCGTCCCGCTCGCCCGTCCCCCATGTCCCTGGTCCTCGCACGTTGCGGAGGGGTGCTTCAGGGCGGCCTGAAAGTCGGCTCGTGCCAGACCACGCACAACTGCCCCGCGGGGCAGGGGGAGTTTTCTCCATCATGAGGTGTTCGGAATGGGCCTGGGTCTCTTGGCTGTCTTGACTTGCGCTGTTGTACCGGGCAGCCCATTTTGCTGGCCTCCTTGGCGGGTCCGCCTCGCGACGGTGGGGAGCGCGGGATTTCCTCTGAGGGAAAGGTCGCGTGCAAAGGGGACGCGGGGCTCTGGTTCACACTCGCGGGGGGCGGCGGATGTCTCAGGGATGGGAGCAGTCGCGAGAGAGCAGGACGGCGGGGCGGCTTGTGTTGTTGGCTGGCATGGCCGCACGGGGCCTGTCGGCCGCGTTGGGATGGGAGGGGGCACGCAAGCACCTGCTCCTCGTGCTCGTGGCGCCCGCGCTCCTGCTCGCCTGCGGTGGGGAGCGTCAGGTCGCGATCCAGTTCGCCGCCCAGGTGCGCGGCGAGCCCCTGCGCTGCGATGCCAGCTACGAGAAGATCGGTGCCTCGAAGACCACCCTCCAGTTGCTGGACTTCAAGGCGTATGTCCGCGGCGTCGCGCTGGTGCGCGAGAATGGTGAGAAGTACCCCCTGGTGCTGGAGCAGGATGGGCACTGGCAGCGCGAAACGGTCGTCATGCGGAAGGGACGCCGGCATCGCGAAACGGTCGCCATGCTGGATTTCGAGGACGGCGCCGGCACCTGCAACACGGGCAGCCCGGAGACCCACACCGAGGTGGTGGGCCTCGTGCCCGACTTCGACGATTACACCGGTGTGGAGTTCACGCTGGGGGTCCCCCCCGAGCTCAACCACAAGAATGTGGAATGGGTCGAACCACCCCTCAACGTGCCCAGCATGTGGTGGAGCTTGACGAACGGCTACAGGTTCCTCCGTCTCGACGTCCGCGCGGGAGGCAACAGGCCCTACGTCTTCCATCTCCGTGCCGACGGCTGCACGGGGACGCCAGACATTGGCGTCAACTGCAGCGCCGAGAACCAGGGCACCATCTTCCTCAAGGGCTTCGTTCCGGGGCAGAGCCGGATCGTCTTCGACCTGGCCGCGCTCTTCGCGCAAACGGACTTCGAGCACTCCGGGGACGGGATGACGGACCCCGTCGCGGGATGTCTCTCCAGCGCCGACGATCCGGAGTGTGCCTCGCTGCTGCCGCAGGTGGGGCTTGGCAGCGGGCCCATCACCCCCGGCCGCGCGGATGCCTTCATCCGCGTGGAGTAGGTCCAGCGATGTTCCCATGGACCGGACGGTTCGCCCCTCTCGCAAGGGAGTGCTGAGACATGCCGAAACGATATGGATGGAGAGCAGTCTGTGGTGCTGTCTTCCTCGGGCTGCTCACGCACTGCCGGACGGAGCAGGAGCCGCCGGAAAGGCTCAACTCGGCGCAGGTGCTGAACATCGTCTGCGGGCACGAGGGGGCGAACCCGGTCCAGAAGAAGGGCTGCGAGGGCAAGGCGTGCGTGGTGGAGGGCCACGTCTTCGGCAAGGAGGTGGCCTACGCGTGGTTGGACGAGGGAGACCTGGACAGCGCCAACCTCATCCTCAAGGACACCTGGCCCGTTCCCCGGTTCGACCCTGTCCACCTGCCGCCGCCGCTGACCTGGCGGGAGGACCCCTACGACGAGAAATTCTGGCGCTACGTCTTCTACGGGTTGCGGCCCACGGCCCACCTCCTGTGGGCCTTCCGGGAGACGGGCGAGCAGCGCTACCGCGACAAGCTCATGGAGGTCTTCAAGAGCTTCGCCGCCGACGGCAAGGGCTCCGTCTTCAGCCAGGACAAACATGGCACCGCCTACCGGGCCATGGTGCTCGTCAACTCGTACTGGAAGCTCAAGCACGCGGACGCCCTCTCCGAGCAGGAGGCGAAGCTGCTCGAGCGGCTCATCCTGGAGGACGCGCGCTTCCTGGAGGATCCGGAGCATTTCGAGGCCGGGTTCAACCACGGGTTCGCCGAGGCGGCGGCGTTGCTGCTCATCGCGGAGAACTTCCCGCGCTTCGCGGATGCGTCCCGCTGGCATGACCTGGCGCTCTCCCGCTACACCAGCCTGCTCTCGGACATCATCGGCCCGGACGGCTTCATCATCGAGAACTCGTCCTACTACCAGTTCTACGTCTTCACCCAGGTGTATCAACTGGCGCAGTGGGCTCGGACCCACGGCGTGGAGCTGCCCCCGCAGGTGTGGCCCGTGCTGGAGCGGATGGCCCGCTTCGCCTCCTACGTCGTGCATCCCGATGGGCGCATCCCCATGCTCGGGGCGAGCCAGCGCCTCCTGGTGCGCAAGCACCAGCCGGTGTTGCTCGCGCGGATGGGCGCCGTCTTCCCCGAGTTGGCCCACATGCTGACGGCGGGCATGTGCGGCAGCGCGCCCACCGAGCGCCTCGCCTTCTTCGAGAGCTCCGGCGTCGCCGTGCTGCGCTCCTCGTTCGATCCCGCCCTGGACTACATGGCCCAGACGCACCTGATCTTCGACACGGGACCCTACCGCACGGACCACAGCCACCTGGACGCCCTCAATGTGATCCTCTACTCGGCCGGGCGCACGTTGCTCACCGACTCCGGGATGTTCACCGAGGAGCCGGGCGAGGAGGAGTCCTACTTCCGCAGCACCCGCGCCCACAACACCGTGACGGTGGACGGACGGGACCAGCGCAAGGGGAACGCCCATCCCAGCCTGTCCGCACAGGGGGGAGGGTGGCTCTACCAGTCGGGCTTCCACGGGCTGTACGAGGGGGTGCGCCACTGGCGCGCGGTGATGCTGCTGGAGAAGGACGTCGTCCTGGTGTTGGACCGGCTCACCTCGAAAGACTCGCACCGCTTCGAGCAGCGCTGGCAGTTCCAGCCGGACCTCACGGTCTCCACGCAGGGCCTCTCCGCTTCCGTCACCGACGGGACGGACAAGCGCGTCCTCCAGGTCACCCAGGCCCAGCCCGAGGGCTTGTCCGTCTCCACGGTGCACGGGGCCACCGGGCCGTACGACGGGTGGTACTCGGAGGACTACGAGGTGCGCAAGAAGTCGACGGTGCTCGTCTACCGGCGCAAGGGCACCCAGGCCCACTACGCGACCCTCTTCACGAGCGGGCTGAATGCCACCTCGCCGGCCCGCGTCTCCGCCTCGCCGCGGCAGGACGGGCTCGAGGTGTTCGCTTGTGCCGCGGGCCGCGGCTATCTCATCCGCGTGCAGCGGCCCGCCGAGGCGGACGAGGCCGTCACCGTTACCTCCGCACCCGCGGCTTGTGATCGGCAGGAGGCCGGTAGCCCCGGCCAGCCCTAGGGTGCGTGGGGGCCAACGTCCGCGAGGGTGAGCGGACGGCGTGAGACCGCGCCGCTCGCCACCTGGTCCGCGCCCACGTCCCACGCGCCGGCGCGCACCTGGGCATCCATGTCCGAGGTGAGGTCCAGGCCGCAGGTGGAGGGCTGGGCCGCGCCGATCGTCGGGCTTCCGGCGGAGGGACGCATCAGGCCATCCTCCGCGCGCACCAGCCGGGGGTCCACCCGGACGTAGCCAGCGGGCGGCATGTCGCCGGGCGAGGCCGTGCCCCAGAGCAGGTTGCCGGTGGCGGTCAACCCGTCCGGAGCCCGCTTGAAGTCCACCAGCGTCCCCTGCTCACCGACGAGGAGGTTGTTCTCGATGCGCAGGTCCCGGGCGGGGATGGGCCGGCCCGAGGCGCCGATCACCAGGTGGGTCGGCTTGTTGCCCACCAGGGTGTTGAAGGCCACCGTCACGCGGGAGGCCGTGCCGCAGTCCGTGCCCAGGCCCGTAGTCCCCTCGGTGCAGCCGCTGCTGAGGATGAGCGTGCCCTGGGCGCCCGTGCCGGTGCTGCCCTCGAGGTAGTTGTTGGTGATGAGGTGGTCCTGGCCGTAGATGCGCATGCCCCCCGCGTTGTTCAGGAAGAAGTTGCCGTCCACCACGATCTTGTCGCCGTGGCGCAGCACCAGCGAGCCCTTGTTGTTGCGCAGGGTGTTGCCGCGGAAGACGTTCTCCGAGCTCTTGTTGGAGATGACCTCGGGGTCACCATTGCACTCCTCGAAGAGGTTCGCCTCCACGAGCGTGTGCGCGCTGAGGGGGCCACGCTTGCTGTCGCCGACCCGCAGGCACTCGCCCCCCTCCCCGTCGAAGGTCAGCTTGTGGAAGGAGTTGTGGTCGATGCGGTCGTGCTGCGAGATGCCCAGGCTTCCGTCCGGCGCATCCCCATAGACGGCGAGGAAGACGTTGGAGCTCGTCTTGTCGTGGAAGGAGTTGTGGTCGATGCGGTTGTAGCCACTGCCCGCGCCGTCGAGACTCAGCCAGGTGCTGATGGACGTCGTGTCCTGGAGGGCGAGCTCGTTCCGGGTGAAGCGGACGTGGGTCGAGCCGGTGATTCTCAGCGCGACGTTTCCCTCTTCCACCCCGTGCGTCAGCTTGAAGCCCCGCAGGATGACATGGGAGGCGCCTTTCACGTGGAAGCTCGAGGCGCCGCCGATGGTCACTCCGCCCACGGTCTGCGCCGTGATGACGATGGGATGCTGTTCCGTCCCCCGGACCGACACCTCGATGGGGGTCTTGTTGGTGTAGGTGCCGTTGGCGAGCTCGATGCGGTCACCCGGGACGGCGGAGGCAATCATGCTCCGCAGCTCGTCGAGGCGGCGGGCGGTGAGCGTCCGCCTGGGGGTGGGAAGGACATCGGCCTGCTCGGCGGACAGGGGAGTACCGGGCTCCGCCATGCCGGGGACGGCAGGCTCTGTTTCAGTTCCGCCCCCGCGGCAGCCTGCCTTGAGCAGGAGTACGAATGCCGCCACGGCCCATGCCAATTGAAGTTTCCGCAAACCGGGCGTGCCTTGTTTGAGTGGACGAATTCGTCGGCACTCAAAGCATACACGGTGTTCGAATGACAACTGCCCTCTCGCGGCTGCTCATGGAGGAGCCGAGCGGCGTTTGTCATTGGCATGCGCGGGTGTGCCCACCTGCCGAGCAGGGCATCGCCTGCGTCGCGCTCCGGAGCTAGTTGACGATGCGCTGGTTCATGAGGTCGAGCTCCCTCCCGCCGCCTGGGTGGGAGCCATGGTGTCGGCCGTTCCATCCGGAGGCGGTGCGTTCGCGGGAGGCACTCCCGGCGCGGCGCTCGGCTTGCCCCGCGTCTCCCAGCTGCCCGAGTCCAGCGTGAACAACGCCAGCGGCGTGAAGAGCGCGTAGGTGACGGGCATCAGCAGCCCCATGGGCAGGAAGGACAGCGCCGACACGCGCATCTCCGGAGGCAGGTCTCTCTTGTGGATGCGGTAGATGATCCCCATCGCCCCCATGATGAGCATGTGCAGCAGCAGCACACCCCAGAACTGCCCGTTGAGGACGTTGTGGACGATGATGACGGGATAGGAGAGCAGCAGCGCCAGCTGTGACACGTAGTGGACCCCCACCACCGGGTGCAGCCTCCAGGCGTGGCTCAGCCCACAGATCATGTCCACCAGGTTGGAGCGCCGCCACCGCAACTGCTGCGAGAAGTAGCCCGCCAGCGTGGCCGGTGCCGCCGTCTGACACCACGCCTCCGTGGTGTACACCGTCTCGTAGCCCGCCTTGACGATCTGCCGCGTGAGGAAGCGATCCTCTCCGTACTTGATGGGGACGCCAGCGATGTTGCGCGCCTCGAGGATGGGGTCCAGTTCCAGCAGCACGTGGCGCCGGTACGCGGTGAGGCACCCGGACAGACACAGCACCGAGCGGAAGCTGCGCTCCAGGTCCTTGAGCCACTCCTGGGCGAAGTAGAACTTGATTTCAATCATGCGCGTCATCCAGTTCTGATGACGGTTGGCCACGTAGGTGCGGCCACCCACCGCGGCGATGCGGGGGCTGACGAAGCGGCGCACCAGCTGGCGCACGGCGCTCGGGTGGACCACGACGTCGGAGTCCACCGAGACGATGATTTCAGCGGTGGCCTCGCGCACGGCGCGGGCGATGCCCTTGCGCTTGCCCATGTTGTGGGGGTTGCGCATGACCATGACGTTGGGGTGGCCCTCGGCGGCCTTGAGCGCCCAGGCATGGCTGTCGTCGGTGGAGCAGTCATCCACCACGCAGATGCTCAGCTTGTCGTGCGGGTAGTCCTGACGCAGCAGGCTGCGCACGGCGTGGTAGATGCCCTCGCCCTCGTTGAAGAGGGGAATGACCACCGTGACGGTCGGCTGATAGCCGTCGTCGGTGGCATCCACCCACCGGCCCCGCACCCGCCGCAGCAGCGGACCGAGCACGTACCGGTTCATCATCACCACCAGTACCAACAGGTGAACGGGGAACAGTTCCATATCCCAACCTGGCGCCGCGAATGAGCCCGGCGCGTCCCAACACACACCCCTGACCCTCGCCCTGGCCTCGTCCTGCTCTCCGTTGTCCCCCCTCGGGCCCCGATCGCGCACGCATTCCGGCGCGGTGCTTCGGGGCGGCCTGAAACTCGGCCCGTGCCAACCCGCTCACAACTGCCCCGTAGGGCAGTAGAAGTGTCCTTCACGTCCTGATTCTTCTCCTCCTATGTCGGATGCTGGGACACACAGACGCCCTGGCATGTCGCGCGTTGATCAGGAGGTATGGACCGAGGCACCACTTGGCAACACCCCGGCGGGTCCTACGTTGACTTGCCACGTTGTTGGGGCGTTGGGGGAGGGGACGGATGGGGCGATCAGCCTTGAGGGCTTGGGGGAGAGGTCTGTTATTGGCGGCGGGTGCGTTGCTGGCGGTGATGCCGCCCGCGGCGGAAGCGGCGGATCCAAAGGTGGCGGGGGAGTGGTCGCCCATGACGACCTTTCCGATCTCGCTCACGCACGCGCACCTGCTGCCCACCGGCAAGGTGATGTTCTTCGGTGAGTTCGATGAGGGGCTGACGCCGCCGCGGCTGTGGGATCCCGCCACCAGCACGCTCACGAATCTCCCCATGCCCGACTACAACATCTTCTGCTCGGGCCACTCGTACCTGGCGGATGGGCGCCTGCTGCTGACGGGCGGGCACGAGCTGTCCCACGTGGGCTACCCCTACGTGAGCATCTTCAATCCCTTCACGCTCACGTGGAGCCGCACGCAGGACATGAACGACAACCGGTGGTACCCCACCAACACCACGCTGCAGAACGGTGACGTGGTGGTGCTCTCGGGCGAGACGCACGCGGCGGGCATGTCCAACCCGCTGCCGCAGGTGTGGCAGTCCAAGACGGGCACCTGGCGCGATCTCACGACCGCCGTGCAGGATCTGCCCTACTACCCGCGCATGTTCCTGGCGCCCAACGGCAAGCTGTTCTTCGCGGGCCCCTGGCGCCGCTCGCGCTGGCTGGATCCCGAGGGCACCGGTACCTGGTTCGACGGCCCGAACAGCGTGTACAACGGCCGGGCCTACGGCGCCGCGGTGATGATCGGCTCCAAGGTGCTCATCATCGGAGGCGGCTCGCCCGCCACCGCCACCGTGGAGGAGATCGATCTCTCGCAGCCCTCGCCCACGTGGGTGTCGCGCGCTCCCATGGCCTGGCCCCGGCGCCAGCTCAACGCCACCCTGCTGCCGGATGGCAAGGTGCTGGTGACGGGCGGCAGCAGCGGCGGGGACTTCGATGACGAGACCCTGCCCGTCAAGGTGCCCGAGCTCTACGATCCCGACACCAACACGTGGACGAAGCTCAACCCCGCCGCGGACTACCGGGGCTACCACTCCACGGCCCTGCTGCTGCCGGACGGGCGCGTGCTGACCGGCGGCGGCCGCGAGCGGCGCACCACGGAGATCTTCTCGCCCCCGTACCTCAAGCAGGACGGCGCGCGTCCCTCCATCCAGGAGACGCCCGCCGTCATCACCCCGGGAACGAACTTCCTCCTCCAGACCGCGGACGCGGCCCAGGTGGCCAAGGTGACGATGCTGGCGCTCGGCTCGGTGACGCACGCCTTCGATCAGCACCAGCGCTTCCTCAAGCTGCCCTTCACCCAGGCGAGCGGGGGGCTCCAGGTGAGCGCGCCGGTGAACAACCTCGCCGCGCCTCCGGGTTACTACATGCTCTTCATCGTGGACGGGCGCGGCGTGCCCTCGGTGGGGCGCATCGTCAAGGTGGGCCTCGTGGAGCCGGCCGCCCAGAAGAAGATCGTCTTCAGCGACACGTGGAAGTACGACGATCGGGGTGTCGATCAGGGCACCGCGTGGCTCGCCCGGGAGTTCGATGACTCGGCCTGGAAGTCGGGCCAGGGCCAGCTCGGCTACGGGGACGAGGACGAGGGCACGGTGCTCACCCCGGGCTCTCCCACGGTGTACTTCCGCAAGAAGATCACCCTGGACAACCTCGTCACCGAGGCGAACCTCGAGGTGCTGTACGACGATGCCATCGCCGTGTGGATCAACGGCGTGCAGGTCTTCTCCCGCAACATGGGCAACGGCACGGCCTTCGGCGCCTATGCCAGCGGCTCGACGACGAATGCGTACGAGCGTGCCCAGCTCTCGCTGGCGTCCAATCCGTTCCGCGTGGGGGAGAACGTGATCACCGCGATGGTGAAGCAGGTGTCCCCCAACTCGGATGATCTCACCTTCGCGCTCTCGCTGGCGGTGGCGCAGCTGGCCGGCCCGGTTCCGGACACGCTGGTGCTCTCCGCGCCCAACGGCGGCGAGGTGCTCCAGCCGGGCACCTCCACCTCCATCACGTGGAGCAGCACCGGCACCGTGCCCAGCGTGGACCTCGCGCTGTCCGCGGACGGCGCCGCGAGCTGGACGCCCATCGCCTTCGGCGTGCCCAACACCGGCCTGTTCGCCTGGACGGTTCCGGACGTGAACACCAGCCAGGCCCTGGTGCGCGTGTCCCGCGTGGGCGGCACCACGCCCCTGTCGGACGTGAGCAACGCGCCCTTCACCATCAGCCGGCAGGTGAGCGTCATGGCCATCCCGTTCCGGTCCACGTGGAAGTACCAGGACACCGGTGTGGACCCTGGCGTGGCCTGGAGCACGGCGGGCTTCAATGACACGGCCTGGCCCTCGGGCGCGGCGCAGCTCGGCTACGGCGATGGCGACGAGGTCACGGTGCTCAACCGCACCACGCCCTCCCAGTCGAGCGTCTACTTCCGCAAGAAGATCACCGTGAACGGGATCGTCACCCAGGCCAACCTGCGCGTCCTCTTCGACGATGGCATCGCGGTGTTCGTCAACGGGACGCAGGTGTTCGGCCGGAACGTGGACAAGGGCGTGGCCCACGACAAGTACGCGAGCGCCGGAGCGGAGAACGAGCTGGCCTCCGGCACCCTCCCCACGGGGGTGTTCGTCCAGGGGGAGAACACCATCGCCGTGGTGGTGAAGCAGACGGGTGGGACGTCGCCGGACCTGACGTTCGACCTCGAGCTGCAGCTCGGCGTCGTCCCGAAACCGTGAGGGGGCGGGCGGGCGCGCCTCCTTGCCGGGCTGGCGCGTCCGCCCGTGACGCGATAGGGGTGGGGCCTGGACATCGCCCATCATGACGAGCCCCCCCTCCGAGCCGCCCCTCTCCCTTCGTCCCGATGAGGTCCACCTGTGGGTGGTGGAGCCGGAGCGTGTCTCCGAGCCCCGGTTGCTCGCCTCCTACCTGGCGATGCTCAACGCGGAGGAGCGGGAGCGGCACTCGCGCTTCCGCTTCGACAAGCACAAGCTGCAGTTCCTCGTGTCCCATGCGCTGGTGCGCGTCACCCTGTCGCGCTACGCGCCGGTGCGGCCCCAGGACTGGCGCTTCGCCGTCAACGCCTACGGGCGTCCCGAAATCCTCGGGGAGGGGCTGCCCCGCCTGCGCTTCAACCTCTCGCACACGGACGGCATGGCGGTGTGCGCGGTGGCGCTCGACACGGACGTGGGCGCCGACGTGGAGCACTCCGGCCGCCCGGGCCAGACGGTGGAGCTGGCCGACTCCTTCTTCGCCCGCTCCGAGGTGCACGCCCTGCGCGCCCTCCCGGCGGAGCGCCAGCGCGAGCGCTTCTTCGACTATTGGACCCTCAAGGAGTCCTACATCAAGGCCCGGGGCGCGGGGCTGAGCCTGCCGTTGGATCAGTTCGCGTTCCACCTGGAGGCCGGACAGCCGCCCCGCATCTCGTTCGATCCGCGGATGGCGGACGATCCGGAGACGTGGCAGTTCGTGCAGGTGCGGCTGGGGCCGGAGCACCCGGCGGCGGTGGCGGTGCGCCGGACGCGGGGACTGCCGCTGACGGTGCGTTGCCAGCGGACCGTGCCGCTGGCGGGGGAGGGGACGCCCTGGTTCGTCCCGGGCAGCTAGGGGCCCACCTCGGGGCACCAGCGGACGAGCTCCCCGCGCAGGGCCGCCAGCAGCTGCTCCCGGGCGGTGCGCAGGAAGAAGTGCGTCCCGGGGAAGTGGTGGGAGCGGAAGCCACCGGTGGTCAGCTCGCTCCAGCGCTCGAGCTCCTCGAGGGTGACGTGGGCATCCCCGTCCGAGCCGAAGGCGGAGATGGGGCAGCGCACCGGCAGGGAGGGGAGCACCGAGTCGGCGAGGGAGAAGTCGGCGCGCAGCACCGGCAGCACCATCTCCAGCAGCTCCTTGTGGGCGAAGACCTCGGGGGGCGTGCCCTCGTACTTGCGCAGCAGCTCGATGAAGGCCGCGTCATTCAGTTCGTCGCGGGACGCCCGGGGGCGGTGGGGAGGGCCCGCGGCGGCCATCACCATCCCGACGGGCAGGGGCGCGCCACGGGCCTGCCAACGCTGCGCGAGCGCCAGGGCGATGCGTGTGCCCATGCTGTAGCCGAAGAAGACGAAGGGCTTGTCCAGCAACGGGGCCAGCGCCGGCTCCAGCGCGTCCAGGAGCGCGGGGAGCTGCCGGAAGGGCGGCTCCATGATGCGCCGCTCGCGGCCCGGGAGCTGCACCGAGACGAGCTCGACTCCGGCGGGGAGCGAGGCGCCCCAACCGTTGTAGACGGAGGCACCACCTCCGGCGAAGGGGAAGCAGAACACCCGCAAACGCGCGTTGGGGTTGGGCTGCCGGGTCGGGAACCAGGGATTCGTAGTGGCCGCGGGACGCATGTGACGGGGAAGCACTGTGTCGCTTCGTTCCCGGAGCGTCAAGCCTGCCCGGCTGCTCCCGCCGCCCCCCCAGGCCCGATGGCTCGATGGGTGGGCGGCCGGGCCCGAATACCTGGGTCGCGGGCCGTGGTTGTAAAGGCCATGCGTCACAACGGACATGGACACGAAGCGGCTTTGACCCCGAAGCAGTCCAACGAAGGCCTCCTCAGCACCCCCCAGCAGGTAGCCCCGCGGTACGACACCGCGGCCATCATGGGCGGGCTCTATGGGGATGGCATCATCGGCCTCAAGGGTGCCTTCGAGCGCAGCTGGGTGCAGCAGGTGGGACAGGACATCAAGGTCCTGTTCCAGGAGGCGCTCGCGCGGCCGGGCGGCGCGCTCGGCCGGGGGCCCAATCGCTACTATGTCGAGATCCACCCCGAGCGGCTCAGTGGCTTTCTGCACCTCATCACGCACCCGTGGGTGATGGCGGTGTGTGAGGCCGTGCTGGGACCGGACTACAAGATCGTCGAGCTGGGCTTCGACGTGCCGGGCCCTGGCGCCCAGAACCAGCCCTGGCACCGGGACTTCCCCAGCCCCCAGGAGACGCTGCGCGGCCGGCGCTTGAACTCGCTGGCGTTCAATCTCACGACCGTCGACGTCACCGAGGACATGGGCCCCTTCGAGATCGCGCCCGGCACGCAGTGGGACGCCGGCCCCGACTTCGAGCATGGGATGTTCCCGCCCA
The sequence above is drawn from the Archangium gephyra genome and encodes:
- a CDS encoding phytanoyl-CoA dioxygenase family protein, translating into MTPKQSNEGLLSTPQQVAPRYDTAAIMGGLYGDGIIGLKGAFERSWVQQVGQDIKVLFQEALARPGGALGRGPNRYYVEIHPERLSGFLHLITHPWVMAVCEAVLGPDYKIVELGFDVPGPGAQNQPWHRDFPSPQETLRGRRLNSLAFNLTTVDVTEDMGPFEIAPGTQWDAGPDFEHGMFPPKSHYPRYQERAQRKMPKMGDISARSALTIHRGTANQSDKSRPVLVLGVDAPCARNADRHDLQLTRRYHDSLPPEVRRHLTYRVVEELQPIEQVHTIEGLVMGDA